One stretch of Rhizobium glycinendophyticum DNA includes these proteins:
- a CDS encoding WGR domain-containing protein has protein sequence MTVRTFDAIHLHRIDPAKNMARFYLVTIEETLFGETIVRRHWGRIGTHGQSRTQLVERVEDAPVMAARLCHVKRRRGYRDTDANLL, from the coding sequence ATGACAGTGAGAACATTTGATGCGATCCACCTGCACCGTATCGACCCCGCGAAGAATATGGCCCGCTTCTATCTCGTGACGATCGAGGAGACCCTGTTTGGCGAGACCATCGTGAGGCGCCATTGGGGGCGCATTGGCACCCATGGCCAAAGCCGAACGCAGTTGGTCGAGCGGGTGGAAGATGCCCCGGTCATGGCCGCCCGGCTATGTCATGTTAAGCGTCGGCGCGGCTACCGGGATACAGACGCGAACCTTTTGTAG
- a CDS encoding SDR family oxidoreductase, whose translation MGRMDGKIAVVTGGTQGLGAEVARLFAERGAAGLVICGRSVEKGQGRARDIGARYGCPVEFVSADLEQVSDCRRVIAAAKTRFGRIDALVNVAAITDRGTILDTDPDLFDRMFAINTRAPFFLMQDTIRLMIETETEGTIVNISSMSAMAGQPFIAAYCASKGAVDTLTRNTAFALLKNRIRVNALNIGWMASDGEDRIQRVHHGADSDWLEKAAARQPFGRLVDPAEVARACAYLSSNESGLMTGATINFDQSIWGAYEDSPHPRAAMAL comes from the coding sequence ATGGGAAGAATGGATGGTAAGATTGCAGTCGTGACCGGCGGCACGCAGGGGCTTGGTGCCGAAGTTGCGCGGCTCTTCGCGGAACGCGGTGCGGCGGGATTGGTAATCTGCGGACGCAGTGTCGAAAAGGGGCAGGGGAGGGCAAGAGACATTGGCGCACGCTACGGATGCCCGGTCGAATTTGTGTCAGCCGATCTGGAGCAGGTATCAGATTGTCGCCGGGTGATCGCTGCGGCAAAGACGCGGTTCGGACGGATCGACGCCTTGGTAAATGTTGCCGCCATCACGGACCGTGGCACCATTTTGGACACTGACCCCGACTTGTTCGACCGGATGTTTGCCATCAATACCCGCGCACCATTTTTCCTGATGCAGGACACGATCCGGCTGATGATCGAGACAGAAACCGAGGGCACGATCGTCAACATCTCCTCCATGTCTGCCATGGCAGGCCAACCGTTTATTGCAGCCTATTGCGCGTCCAAGGGTGCGGTCGACACCCTCACCCGTAACACCGCCTTTGCGCTCCTCAAGAACCGCATTCGGGTCAATGCCCTCAACATCGGCTGGATGGCGAGCGACGGCGAGGACCGCATCCAGCGGGTGCATCATGGCGCAGACTCCGACTGGCTGGAAAAGGCTGCCGCCCGCCAGCCCTTCGGGCGACTTGTGGATCCGGCCGAAGTGGCGCGCGCCTGCGCCTATCTTTCGTCGAACGAATCCGGCCTGATGACCGGCGCCACTATCAACTTTGATCAATCGATCTGGGGAGCCTATGAAGACAGTCCGCATCCCAGGGCCGCGATGGCGCTCTGA